One part of the Ziziphus jujuba cultivar Dongzao chromosome 2, ASM3175591v1 genome encodes these proteins:
- the LOC107418568 gene encoding uncharacterized protein LOC107418568 codes for MVGGASRWGLIRIMAGTILGGVFGFYIMHQVEISYKEKMNERLKKYESELKKKEKMNELKESM; via the exons ATGGTTGGTGGCGCTTCGAGATGGGGATTAATCCGAATCATGGCCGGTACCATTCTCGGTGGTGTTTTCGGCTTCTACATCATGCACCAGGTCGAGATAAGCTACAAG GAGAAGATGAATGAGAGATTGAAAAAGTATGAAAGCGaattgaagaagaaagagaagatgAATGAACTTAAAGAGTCTATGTAG